From one Nothobranchius furzeri strain GRZ-AD chromosome 2, NfurGRZ-RIMD1, whole genome shotgun sequence genomic stretch:
- the LOC139066135 gene encoding zinc finger protein OZF-like — MDQQDPGHLHIKEEQEEIWTSLEGEQLHLKEETDVARFPLTIVSIKIEDNEKKPLLSHLHQHQIEDRDVPTSSSADQMITETGGEAETSRSSYLNPHEKTSDSSETEVSGDDDDDDVNLDSELSDSGPETGEEDIYWNESRFSPSDVKTVNKSFICSECGEQFLHKRSLKKHARVTSHSANSSSGSFKEKCVRVNQNVNSCREVQTEQKLFSCDFCGKVFSQKSTLTNHIRVHTGEKPFACELCGQRFSRKTNLNRHTRGHTGQKPFSCEICAQRFTQKAHLNSHIGLHAGHKPFACEFCGQRFSRKTTLSKHIRVHTGQKPFACEFCEQKFSQKTHLNTHMRVHTGQKPFACEFCGQKFSQKTSLNNHMRVHTGQKPFACEFCEQRFSQKANLNRHRRVHIGLQEEISLHENHNEPL, encoded by the coding sequence ATGGATCAGCAGGACCCAggacacctccacataaaggaggaacaggaggaaatttggaccagtctggagggagagcagctccatttgaaggaagaaactgatgttgCCAGGTTTCCATTAACTATCGTTTCTATAAAGATTGAGGATAATGAAAAGAAACCTCTGCTCTCGCATCTTCATCAGCatcaaatagaagacagagatgtcccaacgagcagctcagctgaccagatgataACAGAAACAGGTGGAGAAGCAGAAACTAGCAGGAGCTCatatctgaaccctcatgaaaagacatctgattcttcagagactgaagttagtggagatgatgatgatgatgatgtgaatctagactctgagctgtcagactctgggcctgaaactggaGAAGAAGACATCtactggaatgagagcaggttTTCTCCGTCAGATGTTAAGACTGTCAACAAATCCTTTATCTGCTCTGAGTGTGGCGAACAATTTCTTCACAAGCGGTCTCTCAAAAAACATGcgagagtgacaagtcattcagcaaACAGTTCTTCAGGGTCtttcaaagagaaatgtgttagagtgaaTCAGAATGTTAACTCGTGCAGGGAAGTCCAGACAGAACAAAAATTGTTTAGCTGTGATTTCTGTGGAAAAGTTTTTAGCCAAAAGTCAACTTTAACCAATcacattagagtccacacaggggagaaaccttttgcttgtgagctctgtggacaaagatttagccgaaagactaatttaaacagacacacgagaggccacacaggacagaaacctttttctTGTGAGATCTGTgcacaaagatttacccaaaaggcacatttaaacagtcacataggACTCCACGCAGGACATAAACCCtttgcttgtgagttctgtggacaaaggtttagccgaaagacaactttaagcaaacacataagagtccacacaggacagaagccttttgcctgtgagttctGCGAACAaaaatttagccaaaagacacatttaaacactcacatgagagtccacacaggacagaagccttttgcctgtgagttctgtggacaaaaatttagccaaaagacaagtttaaacaatcacatgagagtccacacaggacagaagccttttgcttgtgagttctgtgaacaaagatttagccaaaaggctAATTTAAACAGACACAGAAGAGTCCACATAGGACTCCAAGAAGAAATTTCACTACACGAGAACCATAATGAACCCTTGTAG